Proteins encoded in a region of the Campylobacter sp. MIT 99-7217 genome:
- a CDS encoding ferric reductase-like transmembrane domain-containing protein, which produces MQERHFKLLALVIFFLSLVYGFYMIFQAFDFVKEAYIYTGLFALIFLNLSLFFSLFSFKKTRVYPRLLGIFASIWAILHFLNYFIFDKNAQLLRLLDDISKRFLEASGFISFVLLMLMFISSFKFFKKMHKIRKLAYLCLLCASYHYFLTPKVPMFWEYTALALAIFYILWRYKPKNLRFYSYQNSN; this is translated from the coding sequence ATGCAAGAAAGGCATTTCAAGCTTTTAGCCCTTGTCATTTTTTTCCTAAGCCTAGTATATGGCTTTTATATGATCTTTCAAGCCTTTGACTTCGTCAAAGAAGCCTATATCTATACAGGACTTTTTGCTCTGATTTTTTTAAATTTAAGCCTTTTCTTTTCTTTATTTAGCTTTAAAAAAACGAGGGTTTATCCTAGACTTTTGGGTATATTTGCAAGTATTTGGGCAATTTTACATTTTTTAAATTATTTTATTTTTGACAAAAATGCACAACTTTTAAGACTTTTAGATGATATATCCAAGCGTTTTTTGGAAGCAAGTGGTTTTATCTCCTTTGTTTTACTCATGCTCATGTTTATAAGTTCTTTTAAATTTTTTAAAAAAATGCACAAGATTCGGAAACTAGCATATCTGTGCTTACTTTGTGCAAGTTATCATTATTTTTTAACGCCGAAAGTGCCTATGTTTTGGGAATATACAGCCCTAGCTCTTGCGATTTTTTATATACTTTGGCGTTATAAACCTAAAAACCTACGATTTTACTCTTATCAAAACTCGAACTAA
- the msrP gene encoding protein-methionine-sulfoxide reductase catalytic subunit MsrP, giving the protein MITPEALYKKRREFMKLGAGALISSSLLSSKLLALNFTSDTNTKKLKISDEELATNYVNFYEFSTNKKRAVALAQNFNTQNWKIELSGEIEKPLSLSMEDILKFPLEEKIYRFRCVETWSMVVPWVGFELRRLIDMAKPTSEAKFVKFTTLLDKKQFPDQASFFPVVEYPYVEGLRMDEAMHPLTLLAVGMYKKALKPQNGAPIRLVVPWKYGFKSIKSIVKIEFVKEQPKSTWEKYAPNEYGFYANVNPEVAHPRWSQAHERALGDFFTQPTLMFNGYEKEVSSLYAGMDLRKNY; this is encoded by the coding sequence CTGAAGCACTTTATAAAAAACGAAGAGAATTTATGAAACTTGGTGCAGGAGCATTGATAAGTTCAAGCTTACTAAGTTCAAAGCTCTTAGCCTTAAATTTCACAAGTGATACAAATACAAAAAAGCTCAAGATCAGCGATGAAGAACTTGCAACAAATTATGTAAATTTCTATGAATTTTCAACAAACAAAAAAAGAGCCGTAGCCCTTGCTCAAAATTTTAATACCCAAAACTGGAAAATAGAACTAAGTGGAGAAATAGAAAAACCTTTAAGTCTTAGTATGGAAGATATATTGAAATTTCCTTTAGAAGAAAAAATTTATCGCTTTCGTTGCGTAGAAACTTGGTCTATGGTCGTTCCTTGGGTTGGTTTTGAGTTAAGGCGTTTGATTGATATGGCAAAACCTACAAGTGAAGCCAAATTTGTGAAATTTACTACACTTCTTGATAAAAAGCAATTTCCAGATCAAGCCTCATTTTTTCCGGTGGTTGAATACCCTTATGTAGAGGGCTTAAGAATGGACGAAGCTATGCATCCACTTACCTTACTTGCTGTTGGTATGTATAAAAAAGCACTTAAACCTCAAAATGGAGCACCTATACGCCTCGTTGTTCCTTGGAAATATGGCTTTAAAAGTATCAAATCCATAGTTAAAATCGAATTTGTTAAAGAGCAACCAAAAAGCACTTGGGAAAAATACGCTCCAAATGAATACGGCTTTTATGCCAATGTCAATCCAGAAGTTGCACACCCTAGATGGTCTCAAGCACATGAGCGAGCCTTAGGAGACTTCTTTACTCAGCCTACTTTAATGTTTAATGGCTATGAAAAAGAAGTGAGTTCTCTTTATGCAGGAATGGATCTTAGGAAAAATTACTGA